One genomic region from Bacillus aquiflavi encodes:
- a CDS encoding MFS transporter yields METEAPSKSGVPTSLMYFILSICFFSILADGYDLGIYGAVLPSLLEYQPWDLSPAQAGTIGSYALFGMLIGAILVGTITDIFGRKWTLILCITLFSLTMAACAMATSSGVFGLFRFIGGIGLGGVIPTASALAVEYSPPHRRSLNYSIMFMGYSFGTVLGAILSIYLLNSFGWRFMFWIGAVPLLLIPIMIKFLPESVSFLLSKSKNKEAEKICKRFHMNISFFKDQVVEAEKGAIKEQTSFKGLFSKKYIKATLFIWLTYIMGFYLVYGLNTWLPQIMKELGYSLHSSLSFLLVMNLTAGIGALFASMVADRWGSKRVIGVSYFFAALSAFCLTIGAPPIAITYLLVGIAGFGAVGSTQILNAFVTKYYPAQLRATALGWGLGIGRIGAISGPVIIGFLLSMNVDLIWSFFTFVIAGLVAVVGMIFTPKKENEVV; encoded by the coding sequence ATGGAAACCGAAGCTCCTTCAAAATCAGGGGTGCCAACTTCTTTAATGTATTTTATCTTAAGTATTTGCTTTTTTAGTATATTGGCTGACGGTTATGATTTAGGTATTTATGGGGCTGTCCTTCCAAGTTTATTAGAATATCAACCTTGGGACTTATCGCCAGCTCAAGCAGGTACAATAGGAAGTTATGCCCTGTTTGGAATGTTGATCGGTGCAATTTTAGTTGGTACAATAACTGATATATTCGGTAGAAAATGGACATTAATCCTATGTATTACCTTGTTTTCATTAACAATGGCGGCTTGTGCTATGGCTACATCATCAGGAGTCTTCGGTTTATTTCGTTTTATAGGAGGGATTGGATTAGGCGGGGTTATTCCAACTGCTTCTGCCCTTGCAGTTGAATATTCACCTCCTCATCGCAGATCGTTAAATTATTCAATTATGTTTATGGGTTATTCCTTCGGTACAGTGTTAGGAGCCATTTTATCGATATATCTTTTGAACTCATTTGGATGGAGATTTATGTTTTGGATCGGAGCTGTTCCATTGTTATTAATTCCGATCATGATTAAGTTTTTACCAGAGTCAGTGAGTTTTCTTCTTTCTAAGTCTAAAAATAAAGAAGCAGAAAAGATATGTAAGCGATTTCATATGAATATTTCATTTTTTAAAGATCAAGTAGTTGAAGCAGAAAAAGGTGCAATAAAGGAACAAACATCATTTAAAGGTCTTTTTTCAAAAAAATATATTAAAGCGACATTGTTTATTTGGTTAACGTATATTATGGGATTTTATTTAGTGTATGGATTAAACACATGGTTGCCACAAATCATGAAAGAATTGGGTTATTCGCTTCATTCTAGCTTATCATTTTTACTAGTTATGAATCTTACAGCTGGAATAGGGGCCCTTTTTGCGAGTATGGTTGCCGACCGTTGGGGTTCAAAAAGAGTAATCGGAGTTTCCTATTTTTTCGCTGCGTTGAGTGCTTTCTGTTTAACGATAGGTGCGCCACCAATTGCAATTACTTACTTATTAGTAGGGATAGCTGGTTTCGGTGCGGTAGGTAGTACCCAAATCTTAAATGCTTTTGTTACAAAATATTATCCTGCTCAATTAAGGGCTACCGCGTTAGGTTGGGGTCTAGGGATTGGAAGAATAGGGGCTATTTCCGGTCCAGTTATTATTGGATTCTTGTTAAGTATGAATGTAGATTTAATATGGAGTTTTTTTACATTCGTTATAGCTGGATTAGTTGCTGTAGTTGGAATGATTTTCACTCCAAAGAAGGAAAATGAAGTAGTTTAA
- a CDS encoding homogentisate 1,2-dioxygenase produces MTWYRKMGKIPRKRHTVFRKEDHSLFNEQVMGTKGFSGIQSILYHHNPPTQFYKSNLIGDCGVKYEEQGTLRPRHFYTNKGNKERSDAVMGREYILGNEDLLIGVVNPAENMDYFYRNGNGDELLFVHYGSGKVETTFGTLQYKPGDYIVIPIGTIYRIVPDKGESKFLVIETNSWIITPKRYRNEFGQLLEHSPFCERDIKGPEKLVTYNEKGEFEVRTKSGNYLHSHYYAHHPFDVIGWDGYLFPWIFNISDFEPITRRIHMPPPIHQTFEGYNFIVCSFVPRLYDYHPEAIPAPYFHSNVDSDEVLYYVEGNFMSRKGINEESITLHPAGIPHGPHPGKIEESIGKKETLELAVMIDTFRPLKVVKKANQMMEDESYQYSWIEKNKF; encoded by the coding sequence ATGACATGGTACCGAAAAATGGGAAAAATCCCTCGTAAGAGACATACGGTATTTCGTAAGGAGGATCATTCCTTATTTAATGAACAAGTGATGGGGACTAAAGGGTTTTCCGGGATCCAATCAATTTTGTACCATCATAATCCCCCTACACAGTTTTATAAATCAAATTTAATCGGAGATTGTGGCGTGAAATATGAGGAGCAAGGCACGCTTCGCCCGCGACATTTTTATACGAACAAGGGGAATAAAGAACGAAGTGATGCTGTAATGGGAAGAGAATATATTTTAGGAAATGAAGACTTATTAATAGGCGTAGTAAATCCTGCTGAAAATATGGATTACTTCTATCGTAATGGTAATGGAGATGAGCTATTGTTTGTCCATTATGGCAGCGGGAAAGTTGAAACTACTTTCGGAACGCTTCAATATAAGCCGGGGGATTATATTGTTATTCCTATAGGAACGATTTATCGGATTGTGCCAGATAAGGGAGAGTCAAAGTTTCTTGTGATCGAAACAAACAGTTGGATCATAACACCTAAACGATATAGAAATGAATTTGGCCAGTTGCTTGAACATAGTCCGTTTTGCGAAAGAGATATAAAAGGACCTGAAAAATTAGTGACCTATAATGAAAAAGGGGAATTTGAAGTTCGAACAAAGTCAGGTAATTACCTACATTCTCATTATTACGCCCATCACCCGTTTGATGTAATAGGATGGGATGGTTATTTATTTCCTTGGATATTTAATATTAGTGATTTTGAACCAATCACTCGACGTATTCATATGCCGCCGCCAATCCATCAAACCTTTGAAGGATATAATTTTATTGTTTGCTCATTTGTTCCCCGGTTGTATGATTATCATCCAGAAGCGATCCCAGCTCCATATTTTCATAGTAATGTAGACAGTGATGAGGTTTTGTATTATGTAGAAGGAAATTTTATGAGCCGGAAAGGGATAAATGAAGAGTCTATTACTCTTCATCCCGCAGGTATTCCGCATGGTCCGCATCCTGGAAAAATTGAAGAAAGTATCGGAAAAAAAGAAACATTAGAGTTAGCAGTTATGATCGATACATTCCGACCGTTAAAAGTTGTTAAAAAGGCGAATCAGATGATGGAAGATGAAAGCTATCAATATAGTTGGATTGAAAAAAATAAATTTTGA
- the fahA gene encoding fumarylacetoacetase produces MKSFIKVAPDSHFPIQNLPYGVFSTSNEDNPRVGVAIGDYVLDLSILEEKGFFKEIIARENAVFNKSSLNSLMQLGRDSWVGVRKKVQKLLSEDEPQLRDDEEIRKQVLFPMKEVILHLPVEIGDYTDFYASKEHATNVGMMFRGKENALMPNWTYLPVGYHGRASSVILSGTSIRRPLGQIKLPNHSPIFRSTRQLDFELEMGCLIGVGNKRGEPIPIEEAEQHVFGMVLVNDWSARDIQSWEYQPLGPFLAKNFATSISPWVVPMEALEPFRVTGPIQDPKPLEYLEQSIPSSFNIQLEVYLRSKKMSAPKRICLSNYRYLYWSMAQQIAHHTIGGCDLNPGDLLATGTISGSEKDSRGCLLELTWRGKEPISLSEQEQREWLEDGDEVTMTGWCQGDGYRVGFGEVTGVIEPALDAEHVLQRKHQRI; encoded by the coding sequence GTGAAATCATTTATAAAAGTGGCTCCGGACTCTCATTTTCCTATTCAAAATTTGCCATATGGAGTATTTAGTACAAGTAACGAGGATAATCCTCGAGTTGGAGTTGCTATTGGTGACTATGTGTTAGATTTATCAATTTTAGAAGAGAAAGGGTTTTTCAAAGAAATTATCGCTAGGGAAAATGCTGTTTTTAACAAGTCTTCGCTAAACAGTTTGATGCAGCTAGGAAGAGACAGTTGGGTTGGCGTTCGAAAAAAAGTTCAAAAGCTATTGTCAGAGGACGAACCACAATTAAGAGACGATGAAGAGATTCGCAAGCAAGTGCTGTTTCCGATGAAAGAAGTTATACTTCATCTGCCTGTAGAAATTGGAGATTATACAGATTTTTATGCATCCAAAGAACATGCAACAAATGTTGGGATGATGTTTCGGGGGAAAGAAAATGCTTTAATGCCAAATTGGACTTATTTACCAGTAGGTTACCATGGGAGAGCTAGCTCGGTTATTTTGAGTGGTACGAGTATTCGACGTCCGCTAGGGCAAATAAAGCTGCCTAATCATTCGCCAATTTTTCGCTCAACTAGACAATTGGATTTTGAATTAGAGATGGGGTGCTTGATTGGTGTTGGGAATAAGCGCGGTGAACCGATTCCAATTGAAGAGGCCGAACAGCATGTTTTTGGAATGGTTTTAGTAAATGATTGGAGTGCTCGTGACATCCAGTCGTGGGAATATCAGCCGTTGGGACCATTTCTAGCGAAAAATTTTGCTACTTCTATTTCCCCATGGGTCGTGCCAATGGAGGCATTAGAACCTTTTCGGGTAACAGGACCAATTCAAGATCCAAAGCCGCTTGAATATCTTGAACAGAGTATTCCGAGTTCATTTAATATACAACTTGAAGTCTATTTGCGAAGTAAAAAGATGAGTGCACCGAAGCGAATCTGTTTAAGCAATTATCGCTATTTATATTGGAGCATGGCTCAGCAAATTGCCCATCATACGATTGGGGGCTGCGATTTAAATCCCGGAGATTTACTTGCTACAGGTACAATTAGCGGTTCTGAAAAAGATTCGCGAGGCTGTTTACTAGAACTAACGTGGAGAGGTAAAGAACCGATTTCTTTATCTGAACAAGAACAAAGAGAGTGGTTAGAAGACGGGGATGAGGTAACGATGACAGGCTGGTGTCAAGGTGATGGTTATCGAGTTGGTTTTGGGGAAGTTACTGGAGTAATTGAGCCAGCGCTAGATGCTGAACATGTACTACAAAGAAAACATCAGAGAATTTAG
- a CDS encoding LLM class flavin-dependent oxidoreductase, whose translation MEFSLFTVFDNYKNYQESFERTPERFLNEVLEQTVMADRLGYNSVWFAEHHFSEYGILTSPHVFMAAAAQRTSKIRLGVSVKVLPFHHPLNVAEDYALVDVLSNGRLNLGLGSGYLPHEFSGFNLDGKDKALRFNDALAVIEKAWKGEKFSHLGEYYQFTDVKLEVTPKQKEVPTWIATLSQNGANYVAKMGYNMMGIPYVACNSISELKEIIDSYKDTYRKAGHDEKRVKIPLALHTYVAETTEEAEATAKPHLDLYLDTRMYGKNAKYEDLRDREQVLIGSPKDVITMLKKYENVGCDHIMMLMNFGGLPYHKVLQSMELIAKEVMPAFKSTHKEELEV comes from the coding sequence ATGGAATTTAGTTTATTTACGGTGTTTGACAATTATAAAAATTACCAGGAATCATTTGAACGCACTCCGGAACGGTTTTTGAATGAAGTTTTAGAACAAACAGTAATGGCAGATCGTTTAGGCTACAATTCAGTTTGGTTCGCTGAACATCATTTTAGTGAATATGGTATTTTAACTTCGCCGCATGTGTTCATGGCAGCTGCTGCTCAACGAACGAGTAAAATTCGTTTAGGCGTGTCTGTTAAAGTGTTGCCTTTTCATCATCCATTAAATGTTGCTGAAGACTATGCATTAGTAGATGTATTGAGTAACGGACGGCTTAACTTAGGACTAGGAAGTGGTTACCTTCCACATGAATTTTCTGGATTTAATCTCGATGGAAAAGATAAGGCACTAAGATTTAATGATGCCTTAGCTGTAATTGAAAAAGCGTGGAAAGGTGAAAAGTTTTCACATTTAGGAGAGTACTATCAATTTACAGATGTAAAGCTAGAAGTTACCCCAAAACAGAAAGAGGTTCCGACTTGGATTGCTACTTTAAGTCAAAATGGAGCCAACTATGTTGCAAAAATGGGCTATAACATGATGGGGATTCCTTACGTTGCTTGTAATTCAATTTCTGAATTGAAAGAAATTATCGATAGTTATAAAGATACGTATCGCAAAGCAGGTCATGATGAGAAGAGAGTGAAAATTCCACTTGCTCTTCATACTTATGTAGCAGAAACAACTGAAGAAGCTGAGGCGACTGCGAAGCCTCATCTTGATTTATATCTTGATACACGTATGTACGGAAAAAATGCGAAATATGAGGATTTAAGAGATAGAGAGCAAGTTCTAATTGGTTCACCAAAGGATGTTATTACAATGCTGAAAAAATATGAAAATGTTGGTTGCGATCATATTATGATGCTTATGAATTTTGGCGGATTACCATATCATAAAGTTTTGCAATCAATGGAATTAATTGCAAAAGAAGTGATGCCGGCTTTCAAATCTACTCATAAAGAAGAGCTAGAAGTGTGA
- a CDS encoding DUF3870 domain-containing protein, producing the protein MEIKNSYILVAGFAQLPKGTPVFELQKTIGCVLVVDTETDSIIKATFTFLQDLTNEFISKLLKGKSLKKIEEVIQDIERKFIVPPQKAVIQALLMAKKNYEERKNF; encoded by the coding sequence ATGGAAATTAAAAACAGTTATATTTTAGTTGCGGGATTTGCTCAATTGCCGAAGGGCACACCAGTTTTTGAATTACAAAAAACAATCGGTTGTGTTTTAGTAGTAGATACAGAGACTGATTCAATTATTAAAGCAACATTCACTTTTTTGCAAGATTTAACAAACGAGTTTATAAGTAAATTACTTAAAGGAAAATCTTTAAAAAAAATAGAGGAAGTAATTCAAGATATAGAAAGGAAATTTATTGTTCCACCGCAAAAGGCTGTTATTCAAGCATTACTAATGGCAAAGAAAAATTATGAAGAAAGAAAAAATTTTTAA
- a CDS encoding hotdog fold thioesterase produces the protein MGITNDLLNIHDTVNGGVIFSLADIAFAIASNTYDQIAVGINANINFIEAVKLDDHLEATAREISKNQRLGLYHMEVKNKQGQLVATAGGTVYRKKNK, from the coding sequence ATGGGCATAACAAATGATCTGTTGAACATACATGATACAGTAAACGGAGGAGTGATCTTTTCACTAGCTGATATTGCATTTGCGATTGCAAGCAACACCTATGATCAAATTGCGGTAGGTATTAATGCAAACATCAATTTCATAGAAGCAGTAAAGTTAGACGACCACTTGGAGGCAACAGCAAGGGAAATTTCCAAAAATCAAAGGTTAGGTTTGTACCATATGGAAGTAAAAAATAAACAAGGTCAATTAGTGGCAACAGCAGGGGGAACGGTTTATCGTAAGAAAAATAAATAA
- a CDS encoding ABC transporter substrate-binding protein produces the protein MKKFHFFGAIILLICILTACKSEQAGSDKEETTKKTQSYKIGVIYSKTGSASPLGEPEWNATLLLEEEINAGGGIDGVSVEIIFADDESSQEKAIEEMNRFIHDENVLLVLGSSTTGASLAMKGLAMENEVPMIAAAEASQLVEPAEEAKWVFKTPHSNVHAVTRIYIHLQEEGIKKIATLTDSNAYGAAGLEKLEELADEYNIEIMTSESYHTNDTDMSAQLTKIKKSGAEAVIVWGTNPGPAIIAKKMKELGIDLHYIGSHGIANHKFIELAEGGAEGVVIPTGKLLVIDQIVQNDPQYEIITKFYNNYTKKFKGEEPTQFGSYGYDNVLLAVEAIKAAGADRAEIRDYLENKIKDFIATTGKFTFSKNDHNGLEAESMVLAEVKDGKWVLKE, from the coding sequence ATGAAAAAGTTTCATTTTTTTGGTGCAATTATACTACTAATTTGCATCCTTACGGCCTGTAAAAGTGAACAAGCTGGAAGCGATAAAGAAGAGACTACAAAAAAAACACAGTCTTATAAAATTGGTGTTATCTATTCAAAAACAGGTTCGGCAAGTCCGCTAGGAGAACCAGAATGGAATGCTACTTTATTGCTAGAAGAGGAAATTAATGCTGGTGGTGGAATTGATGGCGTTTCAGTTGAAATAATCTTTGCTGACGATGAATCATCGCAAGAAAAGGCGATCGAAGAGATGAATCGATTCATTCATGATGAAAATGTTTTGCTTGTTTTAGGTTCTTCTACTACAGGGGCAAGTTTAGCTATGAAAGGATTAGCAATGGAAAACGAGGTGCCAATGATTGCAGCTGCTGAAGCATCACAGTTAGTTGAACCTGCTGAAGAAGCTAAATGGGTTTTTAAAACACCGCATTCTAACGTCCATGCAGTTACTCGTATTTATATACACTTGCAAGAAGAAGGGATCAAAAAGATAGCTACATTAACTGACTCCAATGCTTACGGTGCTGCTGGACTAGAGAAACTTGAGGAATTAGCGGATGAATATAATATAGAGATTATGACATCTGAATCATATCATACGAACGATACAGATATGAGTGCACAATTAACAAAGATTAAGAAATCTGGGGCTGAAGCTGTTATTGTATGGGGAACAAATCCTGGTCCAGCAATAATAGCAAAAAAAATGAAGGAATTGGGAATTGACCTTCATTACATTGGAAGTCATGGCATAGCAAACCACAAATTTATTGAACTTGCAGAAGGCGGAGCGGAAGGAGTAGTAATTCCAACGGGAAAACTACTAGTTATTGATCAAATTGTTCAAAACGATCCTCAATACGAGATTATTACAAAATTTTATAACAATTATACAAAAAAGTTTAAAGGGGAAGAACCGACCCAATTTGGTTCATATGGATATGACAATGTTTTGTTAGCAGTTGAAGCAATTAAAGCTGCTGGGGCAGACCGTGCGGAAATACGAGATTATCTTGAAAATAAAATTAAAGATTTTATAGCAACTACAGGGAAATTTACATTTTCTAAAAATGATCATAATGGATTAGAAGCTGAAAGTATGGTTCTAGCTGAAGTTAAAGATGGCAAGTGGGTTCTGAAGGAATAG
- a CDS encoding ABC transporter ATP-binding protein translates to MINRKDSLLEIKGLSFSYGPIIALKKLSFHVNEGEIVALLGANGAGKSTLLKAISGLQNSSSGQIFFYGEDISALPAEQIVKRHLIHVPEHRQVFSTLSVIENMYLGAYHHFKKTKKKKIEKEIKKLFEIFPILEERKNQLAGTLSGGQQQMLAIARAIMAKPKLLLLDEPSLGLAPLLVKEVLELVKVLRDQYNTTILLIEQNVFASLKISDRAYVIQQGEIVKEGFSKELLNDEYVKEAFLGHAVS, encoded by the coding sequence ATGATAAATAGAAAAGATTCATTACTAGAAATTAAAGGGTTAAGTTTCAGTTATGGGCCAATTATCGCTTTGAAAAAATTGTCTTTTCATGTGAATGAAGGTGAAATAGTTGCGTTGCTTGGTGCAAATGGTGCAGGTAAGAGTACGTTGCTTAAAGCAATTTCAGGATTACAAAATAGTTCATCAGGACAGATATTTTTTTATGGTGAGGATATTTCAGCCCTTCCTGCAGAACAAATAGTAAAACGGCATCTTATTCACGTACCAGAACATCGCCAAGTATTTTCTACATTAAGTGTAATCGAAAATATGTATTTAGGTGCGTATCATCACTTTAAAAAAACAAAAAAGAAAAAGATTGAAAAGGAAATTAAAAAATTATTCGAGATATTCCCGATTCTTGAAGAAAGGAAAAATCAGCTTGCTGGAACTTTATCGGGAGGTCAGCAGCAAATGTTAGCCATTGCCAGGGCGATTATGGCAAAGCCTAAGTTGTTACTTTTAGATGAACCATCGTTAGGATTGGCACCTTTGCTTGTGAAGGAAGTATTAGAGTTAGTGAAAGTTTTACGCGATCAATATAATACGACTATATTATTGATTGAGCAAAATGTCTTTGCATCTTTAAAAATATCCGATCGCGCATACGTTATTCAACAAGGTGAAATTGTAAAAGAAGGTTTTTCAAAGGAACTTTTAAATGATGAATACGTGAAAGAAGCATTTTTAGGCCATGCTGTTAGCTAA
- a CDS encoding ABC transporter ATP-binding protein → MNILLEAKNITKSFGGVVANKDVSFKIEEGSIVGLIGPNGAGKSTMFNILSGVFPPTSGRIDFEGNRIDTLSSYKICKFGISRTFQNLQIFNNMTVLENVMVGHHSKTFSGMLAAALRFPNALREEKIICEAAMEQIKLVGLEDVYDVNAEGLPLGKLRLLELARALASEPKLLLLDEIAAGLNDRETLKINKLINQIRQKGMTIFVVEHDMNLVMGICDKIIVLDQGVKIAEGTPKEIQNDEKVVEAYLGSDAIDELVR, encoded by the coding sequence TTGAATATTTTATTAGAAGCAAAGAACATCACTAAAAGTTTCGGAGGAGTTGTTGCTAACAAGGATGTATCTTTTAAGATCGAAGAGGGATCAATAGTTGGTTTAATAGGTCCAAATGGTGCCGGTAAAAGTACAATGTTTAATATATTGTCAGGTGTTTTTCCGCCTACTTCAGGAAGAATAGATTTTGAAGGAAACAGAATTGACACACTTTCATCCTATAAAATATGTAAGTTTGGAATTTCAAGGACATTTCAAAATTTACAAATATTTAATAATATGACGGTATTAGAAAATGTTATGGTTGGTCATCATTCAAAAACATTTTCAGGAATGTTAGCTGCTGCTTTGCGTTTTCCTAATGCTCTAAGGGAAGAAAAAATTATTTGTGAGGCCGCAATGGAGCAAATTAAATTAGTCGGACTTGAAGATGTTTATGATGTAAATGCTGAAGGCTTGCCTTTAGGCAAACTGCGTTTGTTAGAGTTAGCAAGAGCACTTGCATCTGAACCTAAGTTGTTATTATTAGATGAAATTGCGGCTGGTCTAAACGATCGAGAAACATTAAAAATAAATAAGTTAATTAATCAAATCCGTCAAAAGGGGATGACTATTTTTGTAGTCGAACATGACATGAATCTTGTTATGGGTATATGTGATAAGATCATCGTTCTTGATCAAGGCGTGAAAATTGCAGAAGGAACACCGAAAGAAATCCAAAATGATGAAAAAGTAGTAGAGGCCTACTTAGGCAGCGATGCTATTGATGAATTGGTGAGGTGA
- a CDS encoding branched-chain amino acid ABC transporter permease: protein MFQLKGLQKKSWIGFQVFALLVILFPIVFSESFYITKATYAGIHAIIAVSLGLLMGFAGQISLGHAAFYGVGAYTTAVLSTTYQLNPWIGLIFSFIIPGVIAYMIGFTMARLSGYYLAMATLSFGIIIHVLLVEWKSLTKGASGLYGIPKIELFGLALTQGIQYYYFVWCFVLLMTILSLNIIKSRIGRALRSIHGSEIAASSMGVDAGKYKIQIFVLGAMFSGLAGWLMAHMSYSISPTSFTLDASIIFLAMVVLGGSTSVWGAIIGSVLITIVGVIVDFLGEHIPFITSDFEHVIYGLILMLVVIFLPQGIFPAITKVYRSKIINIRKSRASENI from the coding sequence ATGTTTCAATTGAAGGGACTTCAAAAAAAGAGTTGGATTGGTTTTCAAGTGTTTGCCCTCTTAGTTATTCTTTTCCCAATCGTTTTTTCTGAATCGTTTTATATAACGAAAGCAACTTATGCAGGAATTCATGCGATCATTGCAGTGAGTTTAGGATTATTAATGGGATTTGCGGGACAAATTTCATTAGGCCATGCAGCTTTTTATGGTGTAGGAGCTTATACAACAGCTGTACTATCAACTACATATCAATTAAATCCATGGATAGGATTAATTTTCTCATTTATAATTCCAGGTGTTATTGCCTATATGATTGGTTTTACAATGGCTCGGCTAAGCGGTTATTATCTTGCGATGGCGACACTTTCGTTCGGTATTATTATTCATGTTTTGCTGGTGGAATGGAAATCTTTAACTAAAGGTGCATCAGGTTTATATGGGATTCCAAAAATAGAATTATTCGGCTTAGCCTTAACACAAGGAATTCAATATTATTATTTCGTTTGGTGTTTTGTACTTTTAATGACTATTTTATCTTTAAATATTATTAAATCTAGAATAGGGCGTGCACTTCGTTCAATTCATGGGAGTGAGATTGCGGCTAGTTCAATGGGGGTTGATGCAGGTAAATATAAAATACAAATATTTGTTCTAGGAGCGATGTTTTCAGGACTAGCTGGATGGTTAATGGCTCATATGAGTTATAGTATTTCACCGACATCTTTTACACTTGATGCATCAATTATATTTCTTGCAATGGTCGTTTTAGGTGGAAGTACAAGTGTATGGGGGGCAATTATAGGTTCCGTACTTATTACAATAGTTGGAGTAATTGTAGATTTTCTCGGAGAACATATTCCCTTTATTACAAGTGATTTTGAACATGTCATTTACGGATTAATTTTAATGCTGGTTGTCATATTTCTCCCTCAAGGAATATTTCCAGCAATAACAAAAGTCTATCGTTCGAAAATAATCAATATTAGAAAATCTAGAGCCTCTGAAAATATCTAA
- a CDS encoding branched-chain amino acid ABC transporter permease: MEDLLQFLMTGLTIGSIYAIVALGFVTVYSVTKVINLSQGEFVMLGGMTMFSMLSLGVPYFIAFILTIGIVVISGYLLEFIIIRRAKRADAISLIILTIGASIFIRGIARIVWGKNPVKVESFLNSEPINIFGAAITPQSIFIMLILFICLTILYYIMERTMVGKAFRACSANPLAARLMSISPAKMSSFSFIMSATLGAVAGLAIAPIIFPTYDMGGMLGVKGFSATILGGLGSAQGAVIGGIMIGLIESLGAGYVSSGIKDAIVFGFILLILLIRPYGIMGEKNVGKGGL; the protein is encoded by the coding sequence TTGGAGGATTTACTGCAATTTTTGATGACTGGATTAACGATTGGAAGTATTTATGCAATCGTTGCATTAGGGTTTGTAACAGTTTATAGCGTAACGAAGGTCATTAATTTATCTCAAGGGGAATTCGTTATGCTAGGTGGAATGACAATGTTCTCAATGCTTTCTCTAGGGGTCCCTTATTTTATCGCATTTATTTTGACCATTGGCATTGTTGTTATATCAGGATATTTACTAGAATTTATTATTATTAGAAGGGCAAAAAGGGCTGATGCAATCAGCTTAATTATTCTAACGATTGGAGCTTCAATATTTATACGAGGTATTGCACGGATAGTGTGGGGAAAAAATCCAGTTAAGGTAGAATCATTTTTGAATAGTGAACCTATTAATATATTCGGAGCCGCTATCACACCTCAAAGTATTTTTATCATGTTAATCTTGTTTATTTGTCTAACAATACTATATTACATTATGGAAAGGACAATGGTAGGAAAAGCTTTTCGTGCATGTTCAGCTAATCCATTAGCTGCAAGGTTAATGAGTATTAGTCCTGCTAAAATGTCTTCATTCTCCTTTATAATGAGTGCCACTTTAGGAGCTGTTGCAGGACTTGCTATTGCACCAATCATTTTTCCTACATATGACATGGGCGGAATGCTAGGAGTGAAAGGATTTTCTGCAACTATACTTGGAGGATTAGGCAGCGCACAAGGAGCGGTAATTGGCGGCATAATGATTGGGTTAATTGAATCATTAGGCGCTGGATATGTGAGCTCTGGTATAAAAGATGCGATCGTTTTCGGTTTCATTCTTCTCATTTTACTAATTCGACCATATGGAATTATGGGTGAAAAAAATGTTGGGAAAGGAGGCCTTTAA